In one Grus americana isolate bGruAme1 chromosome 1, bGruAme1.mat, whole genome shotgun sequence genomic region, the following are encoded:
- the DDIAS gene encoding DNA damage-induced apoptosis suppressor protein isoform X2: MNSVRGFLAASVISIQNSCFVYPACQKCFSRLILDSRRFNCLKCGCTGEAKDANYRYRLSLKIADTDDLFNITVFGSCLDPFFGVTAENLQRCIQDFNHLSGETNPDASPGVLVQAVETCFIGKRFIFGVKRCTCEDGGCSAASSILQNCSRINRSTKNLTACQIFLPNAAVTGFTVISYFHQLQQSAKFRSFNNSSYLPDASSAPIDEPVSELSSLSSLSRNSWFVQSGGRESLLGSWQQSFSLTSSVAWVTAEDFPTLEVGKLVSEQHEEEGRPGSAESCSVSLNNQTLWDSQFHSSSLKEGDKEEDNELSSQLSRTDSISATDKLERASSSKTKCSHGNSSRLLQHPLEFGVKSIYPKTNRNYSNPEKSHNSHFYKGDASASHHVSVPGGSETDSVLWDELPFSESLNEFLARIENGKSIVTSPSLDAGKQALLESSKLGVNLNKPYLRQTLVAGDLPEASVSGRFLSLAENDIRENIVFTCLQLNANCPSDEVSPCESSSSVLSLTDKECGASFFIPSPRLPILSPSFPVTSEPSVSQSRCVQSKEVNTDISKSAWSFISLRCTAERGETSCLKRSKAATCVRSAQDSCLAGCENKENYSSTPNQRTDITFKGAWDSDPVTRNNTRRIYKGELKPLTELQENTFKSVNRRETLWNKSFPEGSYNASADLFDPSAREVEKTVEFLNKSCNSLIEEDTLTEKITAPESVLYPGDVPCNNSKLSSSLHRSPPAFCKHSTPSTPVTYSFCDSECNSVSTQDFVPYSQSTPMTKPLQKLWPVGERSSFITVFTPKNPTKIHSKCKRSRSSFQNTLLQQLTGRLVKRKRPSNREDKGSNSPVSQHSQLPADFEEWIPPSANKRLKPAISSNLKTVSWATDLQSSCGHAGRNPVSESKEISENYVCSRNERLSSGNTARILTTPVSADVTKALFLNDTVLETCSPSEGKNLLSSANYSGGILEGATGWSPELFFQARSPFSNRPKY, translated from the exons ATGAATAGTGTGAGAGGATTCTTGGCTGCCTCTGTAATTTCCATCCAGAACTCCTGCTTCGTCTATCCTGCCTgtcaaaaatgcttttctagGCTGATACTGGATTCTAGGAG GTTTAATTGTCTAAAATGTGGCTGCACAGGTGAAGCTAAAGATGCAAACTACAGATATAGATTGTCCCTAAAGATTGCTGACACTGATGATTTGTTTAACATTACCGTATTTGGAAGTTGCTTAGATCCATTCTTTGGGGTCACCGCAGAAAATCTGCAgag GTGTATTCAAGACTTCAATCATCTGTCAGGAGAAACAAACCCAGATGCATCTCCAGGAGTGTTAGTTCAAGCAGTGGAAACCTGTTTCATCGGAAAAAGATTTATATTTGGAGTGAAG CGTTGCACATGTGAAGATGGAGGGtgttctgctgccagcagcatctTGCAAAACTGTTCCAGAATTAATAGAAGTACAAAAAACCTTACAGCTTGCCAGATCTTCCTGCCAAACGCTGCTGTTACTGGCTTTACTGTTATCAGCTACTTCCATCAGCTCCAGCAGTCAGCAAAATTCAGGAGCTTTAATAACAGCTCATACTTACCTGATGCATCTTCAGCTCCAATAGATGAACCTGTCAGTGAGCTCAGCAGCTTGTCTAGCCTGAGCAGAAACTCCTGGTTTGTTCAGTCTGGTGGCAGAGAAAGTTTGTTAGGGTCCTGGCAGCAGTCCTTCAGCCTGACTTCATCTGTTGCTTGGGTAACAGCGGAAGACTTTCCCACTCTGGAAGTGGGAAAGCTGGTGAGTGAACAGCATGAAGAAGAGGGGAGGCCTGGCTCTGCAGAATCGTGCAGTGTAAGCCTCAACAATCAAACTCTTTGGGATTCACAGTTTCACAGCTCTTCTCTGAAGGAAGGGGATAAAGAGGAGGATAATGAATTGAGTTCACAGCTTAGTCGCACTGACAGTATCTCTGCAACTGATAAATTAGAGAGAGCATCCTCTTCAAAGACTAAGTGTTCACATGGAAACAGTTCCAGGTTGTTACAACATCCCTTGGAATTTGGGGTAAAAAGCATTTACCCAAAGACTAATAGAAATTATTCTAATCCAGAAAAATCTCACAACTCCCATTTTTACAAGGGAGATGCATCAGCTTCTCATCATGTAAGTGTACCTGGGGGGTCTGAGACGGACTCTGTGCTTTGGGATGAGCTCCCATTCTCAGAAAGCCTAAATGAATTTTTAGCCCGAATAGAAAATGGCAAGAGCATTGTAACATCACCCAGCCTTGACGCAGGCAAACAGGCCCTTCTTGAAAGTAGCAAGTTAGGTGTAAATCTTAACAAACCGTATCTGAGGCAAACTCTAGTAGCTGGCGATTTGCCTGAAGCGAGCGTCTCGGGGAGATTCTTGTCACTAGCAGAGAATGATATTCGGGAGAACATAGTGTTTACTTGTCTTCAGTTGAATGCAAATTGTCCGAGTGATGAGGTGTCACCATGTGAGTCTTCCTCTAGTGTTTTATCTTTAACCGACAAGGAATGTGGAGCATCTTTCTTTATACCTAGCCCTCGTCTGCCTATTCTGTCACCGTCCTTTCCAGTTACATCAGAGCCTTCTGTTTCCCAGAGCAGATGTGTGCAGTCCAAAGAAGTAAATACAGACATTTCAAAGTCAGCTTGGTCTTTTATTAGTCTGCGGTGTACTGCTGAACGTGGAGAAACCTCCTGTTTAAAACGGAGCAAGGCAGCTACCTGTGTGCGTTCTGCACAGGATAGCTGTTTAGCTGGttgtgaaaacaaagaaaattattcttctaCACCAAACCAAAGAACAGATATTACATTCAAAGGGGCATGGGACTCTGATCCAGTAACTCGCAACAATACAAGAAGGATATATAAAGGAGAATTAAAACCATTGACAGAACTGCAAGAAAATACCTTCAAAAGTGTTAATAGGAGAGAGACACTGTGGAACAAGAGCTTCCCTGAAGGCAGCTACAATGCTTCTGCTGATCTCTTTGATCCAAGTGCAAGAGAGGTAGAAAAAACTGTAGAATTCTTAAATAAATCATGTAATTCTTTAATAGAGGAAGATACTTTGACAGAAAAGATCACAGCTCCTGAATCGGTGCTTTATCCTGGAGATGTTCCCTGTAACAATTCAAAACTGAGCTCATCCTTACATAGGTCCCCTCCTGCCTTTTGTAAGCATAGTACACCCAGTACACCAGTAACTTACTCCTTTTGTGATTCAGAATGCAATTCAGTTAGCACTCAAGACTTTGTTCCTTATTCACAGTCGACTCCTATGACAAAACCTCTCCAGAAACTGTGGCCTGTTGGGGAAAGAAGCTCTTTTATTACTGTCTTCACCCCTAAAAATCCCACTAAAATCCATTCCAAATGCAAGAGATCCAGGTCTTCCTTTCAAAACACTCTGTTGCAGCAGCTTACTGGCAGGTTAGTGAAACGCAAAAGGCCAAGTAACAGGGAAGACAAAGGAAGTAATAGCCCTGTTTCACAGCACAGCCAACTGCCTGCTGACTTTGAGGAGTGGATCCCTCCATCTGCAAACAAAAGGTTGAAACCAGCTATATCTTCAAACTTAAAAACAGTTAGCTGGGCTACTGACTTGCAATCGAGCTGTGGGCACGCAGGCAGGAACCCCgtttctgaaagcaaagagatCAGTGAAAATTATGTATGCTCCAGAAATGAGAGATTAAGCTCTGGTAATACAGCCAGGATACTAACAACACCTGTATCTGCAGATGTCACCAAGgccttgtttttaaatgatacaGTCCTGGAAACTTGTTCCCCTTCAGAAGGCAAGAATCTCCTCTCAAGTGCAAATTATTCAGGGGGTATATTGGAAGGGGCAACAGGCTGGTCTCCTGAGTTGTTCTTCCAAGCACGGAGCCCTTTTTCCAATAGGCCAAAATACTAA
- the DDIAS gene encoding DNA damage-induced apoptosis suppressor protein isoform X1, producing MNSVRGFLAASVISIQNSCFVYPACQKCFSRLILDSRRFNCLKCGCTGEAKDANYRYRLSLKIADTDDLFNITVFGSCLDPFFGVTAENLQRCIQDFNHLSGETNPDASPGVLVQAVETCFIGKRFIFGVKREAERIVAEAPLKHCSANKCEKRCTCEDGGCSAASSILQNCSRINRSTKNLTACQIFLPNAAVTGFTVISYFHQLQQSAKFRSFNNSSYLPDASSAPIDEPVSELSSLSSLSRNSWFVQSGGRESLLGSWQQSFSLTSSVAWVTAEDFPTLEVGKLVSEQHEEEGRPGSAESCSVSLNNQTLWDSQFHSSSLKEGDKEEDNELSSQLSRTDSISATDKLERASSSKTKCSHGNSSRLLQHPLEFGVKSIYPKTNRNYSNPEKSHNSHFYKGDASASHHVSVPGGSETDSVLWDELPFSESLNEFLARIENGKSIVTSPSLDAGKQALLESSKLGVNLNKPYLRQTLVAGDLPEASVSGRFLSLAENDIRENIVFTCLQLNANCPSDEVSPCESSSSVLSLTDKECGASFFIPSPRLPILSPSFPVTSEPSVSQSRCVQSKEVNTDISKSAWSFISLRCTAERGETSCLKRSKAATCVRSAQDSCLAGCENKENYSSTPNQRTDITFKGAWDSDPVTRNNTRRIYKGELKPLTELQENTFKSVNRRETLWNKSFPEGSYNASADLFDPSAREVEKTVEFLNKSCNSLIEEDTLTEKITAPESVLYPGDVPCNNSKLSSSLHRSPPAFCKHSTPSTPVTYSFCDSECNSVSTQDFVPYSQSTPMTKPLQKLWPVGERSSFITVFTPKNPTKIHSKCKRSRSSFQNTLLQQLTGRLVKRKRPSNREDKGSNSPVSQHSQLPADFEEWIPPSANKRLKPAISSNLKTVSWATDLQSSCGHAGRNPVSESKEISENYVCSRNERLSSGNTARILTTPVSADVTKALFLNDTVLETCSPSEGKNLLSSANYSGGILEGATGWSPELFFQARSPFSNRPKY from the exons ATGAATAGTGTGAGAGGATTCTTGGCTGCCTCTGTAATTTCCATCCAGAACTCCTGCTTCGTCTATCCTGCCTgtcaaaaatgcttttctagGCTGATACTGGATTCTAGGAG GTTTAATTGTCTAAAATGTGGCTGCACAGGTGAAGCTAAAGATGCAAACTACAGATATAGATTGTCCCTAAAGATTGCTGACACTGATGATTTGTTTAACATTACCGTATTTGGAAGTTGCTTAGATCCATTCTTTGGGGTCACCGCAGAAAATCTGCAgag GTGTATTCAAGACTTCAATCATCTGTCAGGAGAAACAAACCCAGATGCATCTCCAGGAGTGTTAGTTCAAGCAGTGGAAACCTGTTTCATCGGAAAAAGATTTATATTTGGAGTGAAG agagaagcagaaagaattGTAGCTGAAGCTCCTTTGAAACACTGCTCTGCAAATAAATGTGAGAAG CGTTGCACATGTGAAGATGGAGGGtgttctgctgccagcagcatctTGCAAAACTGTTCCAGAATTAATAGAAGTACAAAAAACCTTACAGCTTGCCAGATCTTCCTGCCAAACGCTGCTGTTACTGGCTTTACTGTTATCAGCTACTTCCATCAGCTCCAGCAGTCAGCAAAATTCAGGAGCTTTAATAACAGCTCATACTTACCTGATGCATCTTCAGCTCCAATAGATGAACCTGTCAGTGAGCTCAGCAGCTTGTCTAGCCTGAGCAGAAACTCCTGGTTTGTTCAGTCTGGTGGCAGAGAAAGTTTGTTAGGGTCCTGGCAGCAGTCCTTCAGCCTGACTTCATCTGTTGCTTGGGTAACAGCGGAAGACTTTCCCACTCTGGAAGTGGGAAAGCTGGTGAGTGAACAGCATGAAGAAGAGGGGAGGCCTGGCTCTGCAGAATCGTGCAGTGTAAGCCTCAACAATCAAACTCTTTGGGATTCACAGTTTCACAGCTCTTCTCTGAAGGAAGGGGATAAAGAGGAGGATAATGAATTGAGTTCACAGCTTAGTCGCACTGACAGTATCTCTGCAACTGATAAATTAGAGAGAGCATCCTCTTCAAAGACTAAGTGTTCACATGGAAACAGTTCCAGGTTGTTACAACATCCCTTGGAATTTGGGGTAAAAAGCATTTACCCAAAGACTAATAGAAATTATTCTAATCCAGAAAAATCTCACAACTCCCATTTTTACAAGGGAGATGCATCAGCTTCTCATCATGTAAGTGTACCTGGGGGGTCTGAGACGGACTCTGTGCTTTGGGATGAGCTCCCATTCTCAGAAAGCCTAAATGAATTTTTAGCCCGAATAGAAAATGGCAAGAGCATTGTAACATCACCCAGCCTTGACGCAGGCAAACAGGCCCTTCTTGAAAGTAGCAAGTTAGGTGTAAATCTTAACAAACCGTATCTGAGGCAAACTCTAGTAGCTGGCGATTTGCCTGAAGCGAGCGTCTCGGGGAGATTCTTGTCACTAGCAGAGAATGATATTCGGGAGAACATAGTGTTTACTTGTCTTCAGTTGAATGCAAATTGTCCGAGTGATGAGGTGTCACCATGTGAGTCTTCCTCTAGTGTTTTATCTTTAACCGACAAGGAATGTGGAGCATCTTTCTTTATACCTAGCCCTCGTCTGCCTATTCTGTCACCGTCCTTTCCAGTTACATCAGAGCCTTCTGTTTCCCAGAGCAGATGTGTGCAGTCCAAAGAAGTAAATACAGACATTTCAAAGTCAGCTTGGTCTTTTATTAGTCTGCGGTGTACTGCTGAACGTGGAGAAACCTCCTGTTTAAAACGGAGCAAGGCAGCTACCTGTGTGCGTTCTGCACAGGATAGCTGTTTAGCTGGttgtgaaaacaaagaaaattattcttctaCACCAAACCAAAGAACAGATATTACATTCAAAGGGGCATGGGACTCTGATCCAGTAACTCGCAACAATACAAGAAGGATATATAAAGGAGAATTAAAACCATTGACAGAACTGCAAGAAAATACCTTCAAAAGTGTTAATAGGAGAGAGACACTGTGGAACAAGAGCTTCCCTGAAGGCAGCTACAATGCTTCTGCTGATCTCTTTGATCCAAGTGCAAGAGAGGTAGAAAAAACTGTAGAATTCTTAAATAAATCATGTAATTCTTTAATAGAGGAAGATACTTTGACAGAAAAGATCACAGCTCCTGAATCGGTGCTTTATCCTGGAGATGTTCCCTGTAACAATTCAAAACTGAGCTCATCCTTACATAGGTCCCCTCCTGCCTTTTGTAAGCATAGTACACCCAGTACACCAGTAACTTACTCCTTTTGTGATTCAGAATGCAATTCAGTTAGCACTCAAGACTTTGTTCCTTATTCACAGTCGACTCCTATGACAAAACCTCTCCAGAAACTGTGGCCTGTTGGGGAAAGAAGCTCTTTTATTACTGTCTTCACCCCTAAAAATCCCACTAAAATCCATTCCAAATGCAAGAGATCCAGGTCTTCCTTTCAAAACACTCTGTTGCAGCAGCTTACTGGCAGGTTAGTGAAACGCAAAAGGCCAAGTAACAGGGAAGACAAAGGAAGTAATAGCCCTGTTTCACAGCACAGCCAACTGCCTGCTGACTTTGAGGAGTGGATCCCTCCATCTGCAAACAAAAGGTTGAAACCAGCTATATCTTCAAACTTAAAAACAGTTAGCTGGGCTACTGACTTGCAATCGAGCTGTGGGCACGCAGGCAGGAACCCCgtttctgaaagcaaagagatCAGTGAAAATTATGTATGCTCCAGAAATGAGAGATTAAGCTCTGGTAATACAGCCAGGATACTAACAACACCTGTATCTGCAGATGTCACCAAGgccttgtttttaaatgatacaGTCCTGGAAACTTGTTCCCCTTCAGAAGGCAAGAATCTCCTCTCAAGTGCAAATTATTCAGGGGGTATATTGGAAGGGGCAACAGGCTGGTCTCCTGAGTTGTTCTTCCAAGCACGGAGCCCTTTTTCCAATAGGCCAAAATACTAA